In one Carassius carassius chromosome 14, fCarCar2.1, whole genome shotgun sequence genomic region, the following are encoded:
- the LOC132157229 gene encoding homeobox protein SIX3-like, translating into MVFRSPLELYPSHFFLPNFADRPLLLASSAPSTRSPEDLSMFQLPTLNFSPEQVASVCETLEETGDIERLGRFLWSLPVAPGACEAINKHESILRARAVVAFHTGNFRDLYHILENHKFTKDSHGKLQAMWLEAHYQEAEKLRGRPLGPVDKYRVRKKFPLPRTIWDGEQKTHCFKERTRGLLREWYLQDPYPNPSKKRELAQATGLTPTQVGNWFKNRRQRDRAAAAKNRLQHQAIGQNGMRSLSESGCTPRSSAESPSTAASPTTSVSSMTERVDTGTSILSVTSSDSECDV; encoded by the exons ATGGTTTTCAGATCGCCTTTAGAGCTTTATCCCTCTCATTTCTTCCTGCCAAACTTTGCTGATCGCCCTTTGCTCTTGGCGAGCAGTGCGCCCAGCACCAGGTCTCCCGAAGACTTGTCAATGTTTCAGCTACCGACCCTAAACTTCTCTCCGGAGCAAGTGGCGAGCGTCTGCGAGACGCTGGAGGAGACCGGGGACATCGAGCGGCTGGGTCGCTTCCTATGGTCGCTTCCTGTGGCACCGGGAGCTTGTGAGGCGATCAACAAGCATGAATCCATCCTACGTGCCCGGGCTGTTGTTGCCTTCCACACAGGCAATTTTCGCGATCTCTATCACATTCTGGAGAACCACAAGTTTACCAAGGACTCGCATGGTAAATTACAAGCGATGTGGCTCGAGGCTCACTATCAGGAGGCCGAGAAATTACGCGGGCGTCCCTTAGGACCGGTTGATAAGTACAGGGTGCGAAAGAAGTTTCCCCTGCCTAGAACCATCTGGGACGGTGAGCAGAAGACGCATTGTTTCAAAGAGCGGACGCGGGGTCTGTTACGGGAGTGGTACCTTCAGGACCCCTACCCAAACCCCAGCAAGAAAAGGGAACTGGCTCAAGCCACTGGACTCACTCCTACACAGGTCGGAAATTGGTTTAAAAACCGGAGACAACGAGACAGAGCAGCGGCAGCAAAAAACAG GCTCCAGCATCAAGCAATAGGGCAGAATGGCATGCGGTCCCTTTCAGAATCCGGCTGCACCCCACGCAGCTCGGCGGAGTCGCCTTCAACTGCAGCTAGTCCCACGACCAGTGTCTCGAGCATGACAGAGCGAGTCGACACGGGCACGTCAATTCTTTCAGTAACATCAAGTGACTCGGAATGCGACGTATGA